ATAAAAAAAGTTTACAAAAAAGTCTTAAAGGAACTGGAATAAAACGGGAGGCTTTATGGCAAAAAAAGGGAAACATATATTTGACGGGAAGAGCGTTCTGATCACCGGCGGGACCGGCTCTTTCGGCAAGCGGTTTATCGATATCGTCCTCAAGGAAGCGCGGCCGGAGCGGTTGATCGTTTACAGCCGGGACGAGCTGAAGCAATTCGAAATGCAGCAATATCTGAAAGGCCGGAACGCGGTCCGGTTTTTCATCGGCGATGTCCGCGATAAGGACCGGTTGATGCGCGCTTTTGACGGGGTCGATTATGTTGTCCACGCTGCCGCCCTTAAACAGGTCCCGGCGATGGAGTACAATCCTTCCGAAGCGATCAAAACCAACATTAACGGGGCGATGAACATTATTGAAGCGGCGATCGATAAGGGAGTCAAACGGATCGTCGCCTTAAGCACTGATAAAGCCTGCAACCCGATCAACCTCTACGGCGCGACCAAACTTTGTTCCGATAAACTTTTTATTTCGGGGAACTCTTACGCCGGTTCGCGCGATACCCGTTTTGCCGTGGTCCGATACGGTAACGTCGTTGGTAGCCGCGGAAGTGTTGTGCCGTTCTTTAAAGAAAAAGCCAAAGAGGGGTTCCTGCCAATCACTGACGAGCGGATGACCCGTTTTTGGATCACTCTGGAGCAGGGAGTTCGTTTTGTCATTAAAAGTTTTGAGCGGATGCACGGCGGCGAGCTCTTTGTCCCCAAGATCCCGAGCATGAACATCATGGACTTGGCCAAAGCGATCGCTCCCAACTGCAAGACCAAGGTGGTCGGGATCCGGCCGGGCGAAAAACTGCATGAAGTGATGATCTCGGAAGACGACGCCCGCCAAACCCTGGAATTGAACGACTGCTACGTCATCCAGCCCGCTTTCCAATGGTGGAGCCGGACCAATCACGCCCAGGGGAAAGCGGTCCCGGAAGGTTTCAGCTACAGCAGCGATAAAAATAAAGAATGGCTGACCATTAAACAATTACAAGCGATGATCAAGGAGTAGCCATGATCCCATACGCGACGCAATGGGTTGATGACGAGGATATCGCGGCGGTCGCCCAGGCGCTGAAAACCGCTTACCTGACGCAGGGGCCGCTGGTCGACGAGTTCGAGGCAAAAACCGCCGCTTACTGCGGGGCCAAATACGCGATCGCTTACAATTCCGGGACTTCCGCTTTGCACGGCGCTTGTTTTGCCGCCGGACTCAAGGCGGGGGATGAAGCGATCACTTCCCCGATCACTTTTGTCGCGACCGCCAACGCGGTCCTTTACTGCGGCGCCAAGCCGCTCTTTGCCGACATCGATCCCCAGACCATTAATCTTGATCCAACCGACCTTGCCAAGCGATTGACTGCCAAGACCAAAGCCATTCTTCCTGTCCATTACGCCGGACAGCCGTGTGAAATGGCGGCGATTTCTAAACTGGCCAAAGAGCGGAATTTGACGGTGATCGAAGATGCTTGCCACGCGCTGGGGGCCGATTACCAGGGGAAAAAGATCGGCGCCGGCGAGTATTCGGATATGACAATCCTTAGCTTCCACGCGGTCAAACACATCACTACCGGCGAGGGGGGGATGGTTTTGACGAACAATAAAGAGTTCGCGCGGAAACTAAAAGCTTTCCGTACCCACGGTATTACCCGCGATCCGCAACTTCTGACCGAAAAAGAGCCTGGCCCCTGGGTTTACGAAATGCAGGCGCTCGGCTTTAACTACCGGCTGACCGATTTTCAGTCGGCGCTGGGGATCAGCCAATTGAAAAAACTCGATCAATTTGTTGCCCGACGGCGGGAGATTGTTGCCCGCTATCAGGCCGCTTTTAAAAGTGTGCCTGGATTGACAACCATTCAGGAAAAGGATGTTTGCCATTCAGCCTGGCATATTTATCCGATCATGGTCAAGGCAGACCGGCGGGCGATCTTTGATGCCCTGCGCGCCAAAGGGCTTGGTGTCAATGTCCATTACATCCCGGTCTACTGGCAGCCGTATTATCAGCAATTAGGTTATCAAAAAGGGCTCTGTCCTCGGGCTGAAGCTTATTATCAAAGCACCATCACCCTGCCTCTCTATCCAAAGATGAGCGAAGCGGAGGTTGAAACCGTGATCGCGGTGGTAAAGGAGTGCGTCAATGGCAGATAAGGTCGTCCTGATCCGGCCCAAGAACGTCTATAATTATAACAATTACCCGCCGCTCAACCTGATCCTGCTTGGTTCCAAACTAAAAGCGGCTGGCTTTGAGATCAAGATCATTAATTGCGCCTTTGAAACAGACCACCTCGCCACGATCAAAAAAGAATTAGACGGGGCGCTCATGGTGGCGGTTGCGATCCTAACCTCGGAAGCTCCCGACGCTTACGAAGTCATTAAGTTCATTAAAGAACAGACCAAGGCGCCGGTCGTCGTCGGCGGCTGGCATTGCACTCTTTTCCCGGAGCAGATGGCCAAGTGCGAATACGTTGATTACGTGATCGCCGGGGAAGGGGAAGATCATATCCTGGAAATCGCGACCGCCCTGAAAGAGGGGCGGAAGATCGAGCAGAAGATCTTCCCGAAACAGATCCTCGATATGGACAAGCTTCCTTTTCCCGATTACAGCCTCGATGAACATATCGAAACTTTCATCAATAGCTATCTCACCGATAAATTGTCGGAATTCGTTCCCCAGCCGATGCGCTGGCTTCCTTACGAGAGCAGTCGGGGTTGTCCGTCGCGCTGCACTTTTTGCATTAACGTTGTGGCCGACAACCGGCGCTACCGGAAAAAAAGCGCCGCTAAAGTTTTGGCCGAGATCGAACAGATCGTTAAAAAATACCGCCTTACTCATCTGAAGATCCTCGATGATAATTTTTTCGTCGATTGCGACCGGGTCCGGGCGATCTGCGCCGGGATCATTAAACTTGGCCTGAATATCACCTGGGACGGGGAATGCCGGGTCGATTATTTCAACGAGACGATGCTTAACGATGACACGCTCGCTTTGGCCAGAGAATCAGGGCTGATCCAGCTGACGCTAGGGATCGAATCGGGGTCGCCCCACACTCTGAAGCTGATGAAAAAGGGGATCACTCCCCAGCAGGCGGAGCATGCGGTTAAAAAATGCGATGAGCACGGTATTATTCCGCGCTCGTCGTTTATTCTGGAGATCCCGGGAGAAAAGCTAAGCGATATTAAACAGACGGTCGCTTTTATCAATAAATTACGCCGCTACCCGCTTTTTACCTGCGGGGTCGGGACCTTCCGGCCGTATCCGAAGTGCGAATTGACCCAGCAGCTGCTCAAAGAAGGGTATCTGACCGAACCGAAAGATTTTAAGGAGTGGACCAGCCGGGCGATCATTGATATGTATACCGCTTCCGAATATGTCCGCCCCTGGCAGGTTAACGGCAAATTCTCGGAAAGCGCCGCTTATTATCTCAACATGGAGTCCGAATCGCGGATCGGCAACCATCAGCTTGATAGCCGGCGGGATCGGCTGATTAATACAATTTTCATCGCGATCGCCGGATTGCGCAACCGTTTCATGTTCTATAAATTACCGATCGACAAATTGCTCTTCAAGAACTTTCTGACCGCTTTTTACCGGAAACGGGCGGCCAAAGAACAAAAAGCCCTTCAGGGGGATAAAAAATGAAAGTTCTGGTCGTCGGCGCCGGTTCGATCGGCGGCCGGCATATTGAGAATCTGGCCGCGCTGGGACACGAGGTCTACGCGGTTGACTTGAACGCCGCTAATTTAAAAAAAGTTGCCGACGGGACCCGGGGGACCTTTCTCTCGCTTGAAGAGGCGTTAGCGAAAGTTAAGCCGGAGACCGCTTTCATTTGCACTTTCAGCAATCAGCATTTGGAGCCGGCCAGGGCTTGCGCCGCCGCCGGCTGCCATCTCTTCATCGAAAAACCGCTGGCGATCTCGCTGGACGGGGTGGCGGAACTGGCCGCCCTGGTCAAAGAAAAAAAACTGGTAACGATGGTCGGCTGTAACCTCCGTTTTCACCCGGCGATCGCCGCCCTCCATGAAACCCTGGCCACCGATCCTGAATTCAGCCGGGTCCTCTGGGCAAACTTGGAATTTGGCTATTTTCTGCCGTTAGCCAAAAAAGATTATGAAAAGCACTACATGGCGAACCGGAAAATGGGGGGAAACCTGATCTTTGACGCGATCCACGAACTGGATTACGCGGTCTGGTTCTTCGGCGAACCGGTCGAGGTCATTTGCGACAAAGGGATGATCTCCAGCCTGAAAATTGACACCGAAGACCACGTTGAGCTGATCGTCAAATTCAAATCCGGAGCGGTCGCGACTATCCACCTGGATTATCTCCAGCACGGCTATTCCCGCCGCTGTAAAGTAGTGAGCGAGGCCGGAACGGTGGTCTGGGATTTTGCTTTTGGCCGGATCGGCACGATCAGCGTCAAAAAGCCGCAATGGGCTTGGCAGAAGATGGAGCTGGAGGTTTTATACAATCAGATGTACGTCGATGAGATCAAATATTTCCTGGCCTGCGCCGCGGCCGGGCGGGAAACGTTCAACTCGATCGAAAAAAATATCCCTGTCCTTAAACTGGCGCTGGCCGCCGACCGGTCGGCCGCCACAAAAAAATGGGAAAGGATCTAAACATGGCGAACAGAAAAGTTATCGGCGCGATCACGGCCCGGATGTCTTCGACCCGCCTGCCGGGGAAAGTCCTCCTGAAGATGGCTGGCAAGTCGATCTTTGCCCACCATGTCGAACGGATGAAAGCGGTCAAAGGGCTGGACGGTGTTTTTTTGGCGACCTCGAACGATCCTAAGAATAAGCCGTTGATCGAAGAAGCGGAGCGCCTGGGGTGCGGTTGGTTTGCCGGCGCGGAACAGGACATTGTCGATCGCCACATTAAGCTGTGCGAACGGGAAGGGGCCGACGCTTTTATCCGGGTGACCTGCGACTCGCCGATCTTCGATATTGATAGCGCTGCGCGTTTTGTCGAAGAATTTAAGAAGAACTATCAGGACCTGGTATATGTTTCCAATATGACGATGATCCAGGGGACCTTATCGGAACTTCTTTCCCTCGACGCGATGCGCGAAGTCCACAAACATTACCGGGGAGCGGCGATCTCGCTTTACATAAAAGAACATCTTGATCAGTTCAAAAGCAAGGGGATTGAGATTGACATCGACCTTTGCCGGCCGGAATACCGGCTGACGATCGATGAAAAGCTCGATATCGACATGATCACGAAAATTTACGAAGCGCTTTATAAAGGCCGGCCGCTCGACTTGCGCGAAGTTTATACCTGGCTCGACGACAATCCCGACGTCGCCAGAATGAACATGCAGGTCGGGATCAAAGGGTGCGAACAGCAAAGCGCCAATCTCACCGAAAAGCCGTTGTATTCAGTCGTTCAGTCTGGTAAGAAGCATATTATTTTGGATGAACAGAAACGGTTGGTCGAGCCGCGCGACTTTATCGCGAAGCTTGGCGGCCTTTTTCCGGAACTGAAAAAATAGGAGCGAACCAATGGGTAAATCACAAGATCTCTACAAAAAAGCGAAGAAATTGATCCCGGGCGGGACCCAGCTTCTTTCCAAGCGGCCGGAACTATTTCTCCCGGAACTCTGGCCGGCTTACTATGACAAGGCAAAGGGGTGCGAAGTTTGGGACCTTGACGGGAATCATTATCTTGACGTCAGTTACATGGGGATTGGGGCCTGTATCCTTGGTTATGCCGACCAAGACGTTAACAAAGCGGTCAAAGCGGCGGTCGACAACGGTAGCATGACGACCCTGAACGCGCCGGAAGAAGTTGAACTGGCGGAAAAGTTGGTCCAGCTCCATCCCTGGGCCCAAATGGTCCGCTACGCCAGAAGTGGCGGCGAAGCGGCCTCGATCGCGGTCCGAATCGGCCGGGCGAAATCGGGAAAAGATAAAGTAGTT
This window of the Candidatus Margulisiibacteriota bacterium genome carries:
- the pseB gene encoding UDP-N-acetylglucosamine 4,6-dehydratase (inverting); this translates as MAKKGKHIFDGKSVLITGGTGSFGKRFIDIVLKEARPERLIVYSRDELKQFEMQQYLKGRNAVRFFIGDVRDKDRLMRAFDGVDYVVHAAALKQVPAMEYNPSEAIKTNINGAMNIIEAAIDKGVKRIVALSTDKACNPINLYGATKLCSDKLFISGNSYAGSRDTRFAVVRYGNVVGSRGSVVPFFKEKAKEGFLPITDERMTRFWITLEQGVRFVIKSFERMHGGELFVPKIPSMNIMDLAKAIAPNCKTKVVGIRPGEKLHEVMISEDDARQTLELNDCYVIQPAFQWWSRTNHAQGKAVPEGFSYSSDKNKEWLTIKQLQAMIKE
- the pseC gene encoding UDP-4-amino-4,6-dideoxy-N-acetyl-beta-L-altrosamine transaminase, whose product is MIPYATQWVDDEDIAAVAQALKTAYLTQGPLVDEFEAKTAAYCGAKYAIAYNSGTSALHGACFAAGLKAGDEAITSPITFVATANAVLYCGAKPLFADIDPQTINLDPTDLAKRLTAKTKAILPVHYAGQPCEMAAISKLAKERNLTVIEDACHALGADYQGKKIGAGEYSDMTILSFHAVKHITTGEGGMVLTNNKEFARKLKAFRTHGITRDPQLLTEKEPGPWVYEMQALGFNYRLTDFQSALGISQLKKLDQFVARRREIVARYQAAFKSVPGLTTIQEKDVCHSAWHIYPIMVKADRRAIFDALRAKGLGVNVHYIPVYWQPYYQQLGYQKGLCPRAEAYYQSTITLPLYPKMSEAEVETVIAVVKECVNGR
- a CDS encoding radical SAM protein; amino-acid sequence: MADKVVLIRPKNVYNYNNYPPLNLILLGSKLKAAGFEIKIINCAFETDHLATIKKELDGALMVAVAILTSEAPDAYEVIKFIKEQTKAPVVVGGWHCTLFPEQMAKCEYVDYVIAGEGEDHILEIATALKEGRKIEQKIFPKQILDMDKLPFPDYSLDEHIETFINSYLTDKLSEFVPQPMRWLPYESSRGCPSRCTFCINVVADNRRYRKKSAAKVLAEIEQIVKKYRLTHLKILDDNFFVDCDRVRAICAGIIKLGLNITWDGECRVDYFNETMLNDDTLALARESGLIQLTLGIESGSPHTLKLMKKGITPQQAEHAVKKCDEHGIIPRSSFILEIPGEKLSDIKQTVAFINKLRRYPLFTCGVGTFRPYPKCELTQQLLKEGYLTEPKDFKEWTSRAIIDMYTASEYVRPWQVNGKFSESAAYYLNMESESRIGNHQLDSRRDRLINTIFIAIAGLRNRFMFYKLPIDKLLFKNFLTAFYRKRAAKEQKALQGDKK
- a CDS encoding Gfo/Idh/MocA family oxidoreductase; the encoded protein is MKVLVVGAGSIGGRHIENLAALGHEVYAVDLNAANLKKVADGTRGTFLSLEEALAKVKPETAFICTFSNQHLEPARACAAAGCHLFIEKPLAISLDGVAELAALVKEKKLVTMVGCNLRFHPAIAALHETLATDPEFSRVLWANLEFGYFLPLAKKDYEKHYMANRKMGGNLIFDAIHELDYAVWFFGEPVEVICDKGMISSLKIDTEDHVELIVKFKSGAVATIHLDYLQHGYSRRCKVVSEAGTVVWDFAFGRIGTISVKKPQWAWQKMELEVLYNQMYVDEIKYFLACAAAGRETFNSIEKNIPVLKLALAADRSAATKKWERI
- a CDS encoding NTP transferase domain-containing protein, coding for MANRKVIGAITARMSSTRLPGKVLLKMAGKSIFAHHVERMKAVKGLDGVFLATSNDPKNKPLIEEAERLGCGWFAGAEQDIVDRHIKLCEREGADAFIRVTCDSPIFDIDSAARFVEEFKKNYQDLVYVSNMTMIQGTLSELLSLDAMREVHKHYRGAAISLYIKEHLDQFKSKGIEIDIDLCRPEYRLTIDEKLDIDMITKIYEALYKGRPLDLREVYTWLDDNPDVARMNMQVGIKGCEQQSANLTEKPLYSVVQSGKKHIILDEQKRLVEPRDFIAKLGGLFPELKK